From a single Rhodopirellula halodulae genomic region:
- a CDS encoding arylsulfatase: MVGLLACMALILSSVVVSNPLNAQETTPPNIVLIVADDLGYGELGCYGQEKIRTPRLDQLAAEGIKLTNFYSGNAVCAPSRCCLMTGKHPGHAHVRDNGDPKIDPAIREELQLEFPGQFPLPTDEVTIAEYLKSAGYRTGAFGKWGLGHFGTTGDPNSQGFDLFYGFNCQRHAHNHYPKFLWRNRVKEVQPGNDRTLHGETYSQDQFVDEACAFIRQSVSDDPSKPFFAYLPFAVPHLSIQVPNEDLNAYDGVIEEEEYTHRGYLEHPRPRAGYAAMVTRMDTGIGQVVDLIDSLGLGENTLILFTSDNGPTYNRLGGSDSDYFESADGLKGLKGQLDEGGIRVPLIARQTGVVPAGRTSDWVGAWWDFLPTLADAAGVEVDPATIDGISFLPLLQGESNQPTHDFLYWESPGYSGQQAIRMGQWKAIRKGLARRPKKNTTGPPAFALYDLANDRAETTDVSQQHPDVMNRILAIAEQQHVPSEQFPLRAID, from the coding sequence ATGGTTGGGCTGCTCGCCTGTATGGCGTTGATCTTGTCGAGCGTTGTGGTGTCGAATCCGTTGAACGCGCAGGAGACAACACCGCCCAACATCGTGTTGATCGTCGCGGATGATTTGGGTTACGGAGAACTGGGGTGCTACGGACAAGAGAAGATACGGACGCCTCGTTTGGATCAGTTGGCGGCGGAAGGCATTAAGCTGACCAACTTCTATTCCGGCAACGCGGTTTGCGCGCCCAGCCGTTGTTGTTTGATGACGGGCAAGCATCCGGGCCACGCACACGTTCGCGACAATGGTGACCCCAAGATCGATCCCGCGATCCGCGAAGAATTGCAACTGGAGTTTCCGGGGCAGTTTCCGTTGCCAACTGACGAGGTCACGATTGCGGAATATCTCAAATCGGCTGGGTATCGCACCGGCGCGTTCGGCAAGTGGGGGCTGGGGCACTTCGGCACGACTGGTGATCCGAACTCGCAAGGGTTTGATTTGTTTTACGGTTTCAACTGCCAACGCCACGCACACAATCACTACCCCAAGTTTCTGTGGCGAAATCGTGTGAAGGAAGTCCAGCCCGGCAACGATCGAACGCTGCACGGTGAAACGTATTCGCAGGACCAATTTGTTGACGAAGCCTGTGCGTTCATTCGTCAGAGTGTTTCCGACGATCCTTCCAAACCGTTCTTTGCGTATTTGCCATTCGCCGTGCCTCACCTTTCGATTCAGGTGCCCAACGAAGACTTGAACGCGTACGACGGCGTGATTGAAGAAGAGGAATACACGCACCGAGGTTACCTGGAACATCCACGTCCACGTGCCGGTTACGCCGCGATGGTCACTCGGATGGACACGGGAATCGGGCAAGTGGTTGACTTGATCGATTCGCTGGGACTGGGCGAAAACACCTTGATCCTATTCACGTCTGACAACGGTCCGACCTACAACCGTTTGGGCGGTTCTGATAGCGACTACTTCGAATCCGCCGATGGACTGAAAGGCTTGAAAGGGCAATTGGATGAAGGTGGCATTCGCGTGCCATTGATTGCTCGTCAAACCGGCGTGGTGCCCGCGGGCAGAACATCGGATTGGGTCGGTGCTTGGTGGGACTTCCTGCCGACGCTGGCGGACGCGGCTGGCGTAGAAGTGGATCCGGCAACAATTGACGGGATTTCCTTTTTGCCGCTGTTGCAGGGAGAATCGAACCAGCCGACACACGATTTTCTCTACTGGGAATCGCCTGGTTATTCCGGACAGCAAGCGATTCGGATGGGGCAGTGGAAAGCCATCCGCAAAGGGCTGGCTCGACGCCCAAAGAAGAATACCACCGGACCACCGGCGTTTGCGTTGTACGATCTGGCAAATGATCGGGCGGAGACCACCGACGTCAGCCAGCAACATCCTGACGTGATGAATCGAATTCTTGCCATTGCGGAACA
- a CDS encoding thioredoxin family protein: MMRLGQVLTLACVSLLMCGRGSAEGPNWSRDFDAAKAEATASGQSMFVLFTGHGWCHACDVLEREVFRTEQFIEFTEGKYKLIELDYNFGDGPGEERREKKLMELRSHYLASAVPTVVLADADGRPYGYLTGYEVGSGPDAYIELLTSAERVRTRFRELLKTADSTSGTERARLLDEALEAISPMLGEISERGDDPLLKFYAPAIDEVLSSIDETDPTAKKYIALKDRRDNWAEGEAMFERLQEFNATKDWSGAISYIDRCLPATSSDSIRWRLEAAKQTYLEWDDRYEEALSNSRRLLSEDGIAEQYRERFLDRESYNLFRLDRVDEAIKHYDKRIADAGNDQEKRLRLLYWKAQMLHGRDPVSVSIEAWRRYRDQVEHGSDKWLTATVLLAREFQRNGSHENAIPLFEEHLNADLSSWVMLDAAASHLALGNRRRCREYIEKAAEQNAKLKDSERLSDQNHFAIVSERIKELTMELGNPIDK; encoded by the coding sequence ATGATGAGACTGGGGCAAGTACTGACACTGGCTTGTGTTTCACTCCTGATGTGCGGTCGAGGATCTGCAGAAGGACCGAACTGGAGTCGTGATTTCGATGCTGCGAAGGCGGAGGCAACAGCAAGCGGGCAGTCCATGTTTGTCTTGTTCACGGGGCACGGGTGGTGTCATGCGTGCGATGTCCTCGAACGGGAAGTCTTCCGGACGGAGCAGTTCATTGAGTTCACGGAGGGAAAGTACAAACTCATTGAACTCGACTACAACTTTGGCGATGGCCCCGGCGAAGAACGACGCGAAAAGAAGCTGATGGAGCTGAGAAGTCACTACCTTGCCTCCGCTGTTCCGACAGTCGTGCTGGCTGACGCGGACGGCCGTCCATACGGTTACCTCACTGGATACGAAGTTGGATCGGGGCCAGATGCCTACATCGAGCTTTTGACCTCTGCTGAGCGTGTGAGAACGCGATTTCGCGAACTGTTGAAGACAGCAGATAGTACATCGGGGACGGAAAGAGCACGGTTGCTCGACGAAGCCCTCGAAGCTATCTCACCGATGCTTGGAGAAATTAGCGAACGAGGTGACGACCCTCTCCTGAAGTTCTATGCCCCGGCGATCGATGAGGTACTTTCTTCAATCGACGAGACAGACCCAACGGCGAAGAAGTACATTGCCCTCAAAGACAGACGGGACAACTGGGCGGAAGGCGAAGCCATGTTTGAACGCCTGCAAGAATTCAATGCCACAAAAGATTGGTCGGGTGCCATCAGTTATATCGACCGCTGCCTGCCCGCCACATCGAGCGATTCAATTCGATGGAGACTGGAAGCCGCAAAGCAAACCTATCTCGAATGGGATGATCGGTACGAAGAAGCCCTGAGCAATAGTCGTCGCCTTTTGTCGGAAGACGGAATCGCGGAACAATACCGCGAAAGATTCCTTGATCGGGAGTCATACAACCTCTTTCGACTAGATCGAGTCGACGAAGCGATCAAGCACTATGACAAGCGAATTGCGGATGCTGGAAACGATCAAGAAAAGCGACTCCGCCTGCTTTACTGGAAAGCCCAGATGCTTCATGGACGTGACCCGGTATCCGTCTCGATTGAGGCTTGGCGAAGATATCGCGATCAAGTCGAGCACGGATCAGACAAGTGGTTGACCGCCACCGTCCTCCTGGCTCGTGAGTTTCAGCGTAACGGTTCGCACGAGAACGCAATTCCACTCTTCGAAGAACACCTGAATGCTGACTTGTCGAGCTGGGTGATGTTGGACGCCGCCGCAAGTCATCTTGCGTTGGGCAATCGCCGCAGGTGCCGCGAATACATTGAAAAGGCGGCCGAGCAGAACGCAAAGCTGAAAGATTCAGAACGGCTGTCGGATCAGAACCACTTCGCAATCGTGTCCGAAAGAATCAAGGAGTTGACCATGGAGCTCGGCAACCCGATCGACAAATGA
- a CDS encoding secretin N-terminal domain-containing protein yields the protein MVLPRTIAVQITVVLLSLGSAHAQSGSAVGSGGSESQTPKQTSQSFRFTFQDAPWPDVLAQFAEWSGLTLDLTDTPPGDFSYYDNRSHSTKEAIDILNGYLLPRGHVLLQRDQFLVCLKTDNPMLANLIPTISVEQLDQYGENNLLRVIVPLEKIDAETAAEEVRGVLGPFGEATALESSRSVVLQGFGSGLRQSLDILRISRPPVTDDKLEFRSYEIVHLPVADAEKQVRNLFGVKGPAMARNVSGARSEIERSRYYRERGGRGGRDDENQSAPPIPLLEKVAMNMQISSLDRTNTLLVTATPEGLALVEEVLQSIDVPNGQTGRDWAASSEPDLRVYGMISANEGEVAKTIDVLMPGVIVNEDSRQDTIHVYGTDEQHQEVERLIRILDINEGGSRTVEVIPLRRSNPSAAANFLNELFANADRDERPSIQAELASRSIIVRGTENQVEEVRAALMKLGESGRAGSIAGRGPGIRRVQVGSSNARSIAEAARQVFSDGPSNQPQIRIVVPGQHSPDRDPATSDPPEQSTDEWSMPNRDMLHRSIPAETAPQTSGSLGHETAYEQSRDADTLIGTTSVALPSSNEKRSKVQVIVDGDELIISSGDPGALQAVEGTIRELARQMPARKTWTVFYLRVAEASKAATQLTDLIYEPNSAGLTSGVFLADTSSDSIRIVPDKRTNSLLINGTAEQLVSVERFLEIIDATEVPGSFIDRKPHAIKVEYANVNEIAELIRTLYKDYLVDPAAERARAARSSRRGRDNDDDDDDRRERDERPVVSSDQNDSPGIRLTLAVDEQTQEILVACNDQLFEEIQSVVKERDLAASQNQPVVQTIDLPPGTEAEVLRALQIIGADVTTTDASSTDLFSRRTTNDRSGRRDDERRRER from the coding sequence ATGGTTTTACCCCGAACGATTGCCGTCCAGATCACCGTTGTCTTGCTTTCGCTTGGCTCAGCTCATGCTCAATCCGGATCAGCAGTTGGCTCCGGTGGGTCGGAGTCCCAAACCCCGAAACAAACCTCGCAAAGCTTTCGCTTCACTTTTCAAGACGCACCCTGGCCGGATGTGCTGGCTCAATTTGCGGAGTGGTCGGGGCTGACGTTGGATCTGACCGACACACCACCGGGCGACTTCAGCTACTACGACAATCGATCGCACTCCACGAAGGAAGCGATCGACATCCTCAACGGGTATTTGCTGCCGCGGGGCCATGTGCTGTTACAACGAGACCAATTTCTGGTTTGTCTGAAAACGGACAATCCGATGCTCGCCAATCTGATTCCAACGATATCGGTCGAACAGCTCGATCAATACGGCGAGAACAACTTGCTAAGGGTGATTGTTCCACTGGAGAAAATCGATGCAGAAACCGCCGCCGAAGAAGTTCGCGGTGTTTTGGGGCCATTCGGTGAAGCGACCGCATTGGAATCTTCTCGTTCGGTTGTGCTGCAAGGTTTCGGCAGCGGGCTTCGGCAATCTCTCGATATCCTTCGCATCAGTCGCCCTCCGGTAACCGACGACAAATTGGAATTTCGCTCCTACGAGATCGTCCATTTGCCTGTCGCTGATGCCGAAAAGCAGGTCCGTAATCTTTTCGGCGTGAAAGGTCCAGCCATGGCTCGCAACGTGAGCGGTGCACGATCGGAAATTGAACGCTCCCGTTACTACCGAGAACGCGGCGGACGAGGAGGTCGCGACGACGAAAACCAGTCGGCACCTCCAATTCCGTTGTTAGAAAAGGTGGCGATGAACATGCAAATTTCTTCGTTGGATCGCACCAACACACTTTTGGTCACCGCGACCCCAGAAGGCTTGGCTCTGGTCGAAGAAGTCTTGCAGTCCATCGACGTGCCAAACGGCCAAACGGGACGAGATTGGGCAGCTAGCTCCGAGCCGGACCTGCGAGTCTACGGGATGATCTCCGCAAACGAGGGCGAGGTTGCCAAAACCATTGACGTGTTGATGCCTGGAGTGATCGTCAATGAGGACAGCCGTCAAGACACCATCCATGTGTATGGAACCGACGAACAGCACCAGGAAGTCGAACGTTTGATTCGCATATTGGATATTAACGAAGGCGGAAGCCGAACCGTCGAAGTGATACCACTGCGTCGTTCTAATCCATCCGCTGCGGCGAACTTTTTGAATGAGCTTTTTGCAAATGCAGATCGTGACGAGCGACCATCCATTCAAGCCGAATTAGCCAGCCGAAGCATCATCGTGCGAGGCACGGAGAATCAAGTGGAAGAGGTGCGGGCTGCACTGATGAAGCTCGGTGAGTCGGGCCGCGCCGGATCAATTGCAGGTCGAGGCCCCGGTATTCGACGCGTCCAGGTTGGCAGCAGCAACGCTCGAAGTATCGCAGAAGCCGCCCGCCAAGTCTTCTCCGATGGTCCAAGCAATCAGCCGCAAATTCGGATCGTGGTCCCTGGGCAACACTCCCCCGATCGCGATCCTGCAACATCGGATCCACCGGAGCAGAGCACCGATGAATGGTCCATGCCCAACCGAGATATGTTGCATCGCAGCATTCCAGCGGAAACTGCCCCGCAGACATCCGGTTCGCTCGGACACGAAACCGCGTACGAACAGTCCCGCGATGCAGACACTCTTATCGGAACCACTTCCGTTGCTCTGCCTTCGAGCAACGAAAAACGATCCAAGGTCCAGGTAATCGTCGATGGCGATGAACTGATCATCTCGTCAGGAGACCCCGGTGCTCTCCAGGCTGTCGAAGGCACCATTCGCGAACTCGCGCGACAAATGCCAGCTCGCAAAACCTGGACTGTTTTCTACCTGCGAGTGGCGGAGGCTTCCAAGGCAGCCACGCAACTGACCGACCTGATCTACGAACCGAATTCCGCTGGTTTGACATCGGGCGTTTTCTTAGCCGACACCAGTTCGGATTCGATTCGCATCGTGCCCGACAAACGTACAAATTCGCTGTTAATCAACGGCACTGCCGAGCAATTGGTTTCAGTGGAACGATTTCTAGAGATCATTGACGCCACGGAGGTCCCCGGATCGTTCATTGATCGGAAACCACACGCCATCAAAGTCGAATATGCAAACGTCAATGAAATCGCAGAGCTGATCCGCACGCTCTACAAAGATTACCTCGTCGACCCTGCCGCAGAACGGGCTCGTGCTGCACGATCATCTCGTCGTGGTCGAGACAACGATGACGATGATGATGACCGTCGCGAAAGAGACGAGCGTCCTGTCGTCTCGTCAGACCAAAATGACTCACCGGGCATTCGCCTCACACTCGCTGTGGACGAACAAACCCAAGAGATTCTGGTGGCATGCAATGACCAGCTTTTTGAAGAGATTCAATCGGTTGTGAAAGAACGTGATTTGGCCGCGAGCCAGAATCAGCCGGTCGTGCAAACGATCGATCTTCCGCCAGGCACCGAAGCGGAGGTCCTTCGTGCGTTGCAAATTATTGGCGCAGATGTGACCACCACCGATGCCTCCTCAACGGACCTGTTCTCCAGACGAACTACCAACGACCGCTCTGGGCGACGAGATGATGAACGACGTCGCGAACGATGA
- a CDS encoding ammonia-forming cytochrome c nitrite reductase subunit c552: MNSSVILFSLCVGLVGGGLVWWVKRSVAIAMLVPVVVVGVVAMALPPSAEPLTRQQQTVEPPRQQPDASPKPEPTPKAQLTAFRPIEVADRGYVASDACLECHPNNHATWFASYHRTMTQVVQPETVLGDFNDVKLSHNGQEFHLREVDGVCWAGMLEPTAIEGTPEASQWVNRPIVMSTGSHHMQAYWFPIGLRRTLGILPFVFLKETEEWIPRSAAFLQPPEEEASHEIGRWNSGCSKCHSTHPQVREMSFGEFDTRTAEFGISCEACHGPGEPHIAFHRGTTSGSNVAADDSRDPIVNPDNLSHVRSSQVCGQCHSVLTLKGDPDQINVEGHGFLPGEDLRESHDIWQLHSPEMQELLQNEELRDRVIKTNRGTFYADGVLRVAGREYTSMEQSECFLNGEMGCMSCHQLHQSSDDDRPSEEWANDQLKPMALGNDACTQCHDAQQYASSHTHHAADSAGSSCYNCHMPHTAYGLLKSIRNHSITSPNLKLELAADRPNACNQCHLDKTLQWTAKHLDEWYLIEPPKLDAQQSETAASVLWLLKGNAANRAMAAWAMGWSDAQMVSGDDWQTLYLARAMDDPYLAVRMIARRSLQSFPHDVSQELDPLGSDTERQKSIQSILQLWKERAHPARPALMIGSDNQVDQEAIDAIVRQRDNTPMKLAE; the protein is encoded by the coding sequence ATGAACTCATCGGTCATTCTTTTCAGTCTATGCGTCGGTTTGGTAGGCGGAGGCCTCGTTTGGTGGGTCAAACGGTCGGTTGCGATCGCGATGCTGGTGCCCGTCGTTGTTGTTGGTGTGGTGGCGATGGCTTTGCCACCGTCAGCGGAGCCTTTGACACGCCAGCAACAAACGGTTGAGCCTCCGCGGCAGCAACCCGACGCGTCTCCGAAACCCGAACCAACGCCGAAGGCCCAATTGACAGCATTTCGCCCAATTGAGGTCGCTGACCGAGGGTACGTTGCATCTGACGCGTGTTTGGAATGCCATCCGAATAACCATGCGACTTGGTTTGCGTCCTATCACCGAACGATGACCCAAGTCGTTCAGCCCGAAACCGTGCTGGGTGACTTCAACGACGTCAAGCTCTCGCACAATGGACAGGAGTTCCACCTGCGAGAAGTCGACGGTGTCTGCTGGGCCGGGATGTTGGAACCAACGGCGATCGAGGGAACACCCGAGGCATCACAGTGGGTCAATCGTCCCATCGTCATGTCGACGGGGTCTCATCACATGCAGGCGTATTGGTTCCCAATCGGTTTGCGACGAACCTTGGGGATTCTGCCGTTTGTGTTTTTGAAGGAGACGGAGGAATGGATCCCACGTTCGGCCGCGTTCCTGCAACCTCCCGAAGAGGAAGCGTCGCACGAGATTGGTCGGTGGAATTCTGGATGCAGCAAATGTCACTCGACCCATCCACAAGTTCGAGAAATGTCATTTGGCGAGTTCGATACGCGAACCGCAGAATTTGGGATCAGTTGCGAAGCCTGTCACGGCCCCGGCGAACCGCACATCGCGTTTCATCGAGGGACGACTAGTGGTTCCAATGTGGCTGCGGACGATTCACGCGACCCGATCGTGAACCCCGACAATCTTTCGCACGTCCGTTCCTCTCAAGTTTGTGGCCAATGTCATTCGGTGCTAACGCTCAAAGGCGATCCAGATCAGATCAATGTGGAAGGGCATGGCTTTCTGCCTGGAGAAGACCTGCGAGAGTCGCATGACATCTGGCAGCTGCACAGTCCTGAAATGCAAGAGTTGCTCCAAAACGAAGAGCTTCGTGATCGAGTCATAAAAACCAACCGAGGAACTTTCTACGCCGACGGTGTCCTGCGGGTGGCTGGACGAGAGTACACGTCGATGGAACAGTCCGAGTGTTTCCTGAATGGCGAGATGGGATGTATGTCGTGCCATCAACTGCATCAATCTTCGGATGATGATCGTCCCTCCGAAGAATGGGCAAATGACCAGTTAAAGCCGATGGCCCTTGGCAACGATGCTTGCACGCAGTGCCACGACGCGCAGCAATATGCCTCGTCGCACACTCACCACGCGGCGGACTCGGCGGGTTCCAGTTGTTACAACTGTCACATGCCCCACACCGCGTATGGGTTGCTGAAGTCCATTCGCAATCACAGCATCACCAGTCCCAATCTGAAATTGGAACTGGCGGCGGACCGCCCCAATGCGTGCAATCAGTGCCATTTGGACAAGACGTTGCAGTGGACTGCGAAGCATCTCGACGAGTGGTATTTGATCGAGCCGCCAAAGCTGGATGCCCAACAGTCGGAAACTGCCGCATCGGTTCTATGGTTGCTGAAAGGCAATGCGGCCAATCGTGCAATGGCGGCTTGGGCGATGGGTTGGTCCGACGCGCAGATGGTGTCTGGTGATGACTGGCAAACGCTTTACCTCGCCCGTGCAATGGATGATCCTTACCTCGCCGTTCGAATGATCGCCCGACGTTCGCTGCAATCGTTTCCGCATGATGTAAGCCAAGAGTTGGATCCGCTGGGAAGCGACACGGAGCGTCAGAAATCGATTCAATCCATCCTTCAGCTCTGGAAAGAACGGGCGCATCCTGCCAGACCAGCGTTGATGATCGGTTCCGACAATCAAGTGGACCAAGAAGCGATCGATGCGATCGTCCGGCAACGAGACAACACGCCCATGAAGTTGGCTGAGTGA
- a CDS encoding right-handed parallel beta-helix repeat-containing protein: MIRLGPEQKELCNLKATLLCWLISASFFAQVTAAGDPVLRGHALGRFEIGDVIAQDPFENLDQWEVQIEPKDGFPDPDVRAEHGELNCLLPGRGCTLWFRKPLPNRIAICYDVVCPSHSPEIPGVEPRDLNQFWMATDPHAPAKSLFDSQRYSGKFTDYDRIEGFYASSGGRGNKTTRMRRYPRTRDGRSVPHVALKSQDQQRAYLIQPDRTMSVQLVAYDDLVQYVIDGKLVYQFQHGDSVTLESRDDSGTIVDTESEYSTEAFPVKKQGYFGFRMVKSHHVYSNFRVHSLEPASTRTPRPVVHVDSISSLRECVQRDSQQIIMKPGDYWIRDRYGVDMSGSGNELDLTGVTIHVALESASGRDVFRVNGNNNTVRGGTVVDEYPPDVDQPIDYASYNRNHKFGKMNEFVIRGSGNSLIGMKLIIRGSYPYGHGNMYGIGGGSVVRLRKHCGIQIRGDDTVIDSCDVKMEAFGHAIYTLRGNRTTVRHTHVEGTVRRSNELYAEKDRDDLAKRHGYQLQWPEDVRGLPIPRDHMINCTEDGIRAYKGAGEMIVENCRVQKTRGGIKLYMAKKAIVRDCQVLDCVIQGYSLPSRGVLENCSGNAAYGPLLYVHSDSHREQQIDLQVLPAPHSLGDHPLAAIKGKRHKIRLWSDTATRETSRPIVVGYSQRFDFLSVDYPAVPKGHESHFEKLGPHTYEASEIDLQNQTSHPVVLGPLSRHNTITSQGEVKDLGQENVTQSAGS, from the coding sequence ATGATCCGACTAGGACCTGAGCAAAAAGAACTCTGCAACTTGAAAGCGACGCTACTTTGCTGGCTCATATCCGCGTCTTTCTTCGCACAAGTAACGGCGGCAGGAGATCCAGTGCTTCGTGGACACGCATTGGGGCGATTCGAAATTGGCGACGTGATCGCTCAAGACCCGTTCGAGAATTTGGACCAATGGGAGGTGCAGATCGAGCCGAAGGACGGCTTCCCGGATCCGGATGTTCGCGCCGAACATGGCGAGTTGAATTGCTTGTTGCCCGGACGTGGTTGCACCCTTTGGTTTCGCAAACCATTGCCCAACCGAATCGCCATTTGCTACGACGTCGTTTGCCCATCCCATTCGCCTGAGATCCCAGGCGTCGAACCAAGGGATCTGAATCAGTTTTGGATGGCGACGGATCCACACGCTCCTGCCAAGAGCCTGTTCGATTCTCAGCGTTATTCTGGCAAATTCACCGACTACGATCGCATTGAAGGCTTCTACGCGAGCAGCGGTGGTCGCGGAAATAAGACGACGCGGATGCGGCGATACCCGCGGACACGCGATGGTCGCTCGGTACCGCATGTCGCTCTGAAATCGCAGGACCAACAGCGGGCCTACCTGATTCAACCAGATCGCACGATGTCGGTTCAGTTGGTCGCCTACGACGATTTGGTTCAGTACGTGATCGATGGAAAGTTGGTTTACCAATTTCAACATGGTGATTCGGTAACGCTCGAGTCGCGTGACGATTCGGGAACCATCGTGGACACCGAGTCGGAGTACTCAACGGAAGCGTTCCCAGTGAAAAAGCAGGGCTACTTCGGGTTCCGAATGGTCAAGTCGCATCACGTTTACTCCAATTTCCGTGTGCACAGTTTGGAGCCCGCATCAACCCGAACGCCGCGTCCCGTCGTGCATGTCGATTCGATTTCATCGCTTCGCGAATGCGTCCAGCGGGATTCGCAGCAAATCATCATGAAGCCCGGCGACTATTGGATTCGCGATCGATACGGGGTGGACATGTCGGGCAGTGGCAATGAATTGGATTTGACCGGTGTCACGATTCACGTTGCTTTGGAGTCAGCATCGGGACGCGACGTGTTCCGCGTGAACGGAAACAACAACACGGTCCGTGGCGGCACGGTGGTCGACGAATACCCACCTGACGTCGATCAGCCCATCGATTATGCGAGCTACAACCGGAATCACAAATTCGGAAAGATGAACGAATTCGTGATCCGAGGAAGCGGCAACTCGCTGATCGGCATGAAGTTGATCATTCGTGGATCGTACCCCTATGGCCACGGCAACATGTACGGCATCGGTGGCGGCAGTGTCGTTCGATTGCGAAAGCATTGCGGCATCCAAATCCGTGGTGATGACACCGTGATCGATAGTTGCGACGTGAAGATGGAAGCCTTCGGGCACGCGATCTACACGCTACGAGGCAACCGAACAACGGTGCGTCATACCCACGTCGAGGGAACCGTCCGCCGTAGCAATGAGTTGTATGCCGAGAAGGATCGCGACGATCTCGCGAAACGACATGGTTATCAACTGCAATGGCCCGAGGATGTTCGTGGTTTGCCGATTCCACGAGATCACATGATCAATTGCACGGAAGATGGCATTCGCGCCTACAAGGGTGCGGGCGAAATGATTGTCGAGAATTGCCGTGTGCAGAAAACCCGCGGCGGTATCAAGCTGTACATGGCAAAGAAAGCGATCGTGCGCGATTGCCAAGTGCTGGATTGTGTGATCCAGGGATACTCTCTGCCCAGTCGCGGTGTGTTGGAAAATTGCAGTGGCAATGCCGCCTACGGGCCACTGTTGTACGTCCACTCGGATTCGCACCGCGAACAACAAATCGATTTGCAGGTTCTGCCGGCACCGCATTCGTTGGGCGATCACCCATTGGCCGCGATCAAAGGCAAACGTCACAAAATTCGCCTTTGGTCTGACACGGCGACTCGCGAAACATCACGACCGATCGTGGTGGGTTACTCGCAGCGTTTCGATTTCTTAAGCGTCGACTACCCGGCCGTACCCAAAGGCCACGAATCCCATTTTGAAAAGCTCGGGCCGCACACTTACGAAGCATCCGAAATCGATCTGCAGAATCAAACGTCCCATCCAGTCGTGCTCGGGCCGCTTTCGCGACACAACACGATCACCAGCCAAGGCGAGGTGAAGGACCTCGGCCAGGAAAACGTGACACAGTCCGCTGGTTCGTGA